TCCGCCGCCAGCTTACCCGCAGCTTGTCAAAGCTGTAAGAAAGTATGCGCGATTACCGGAAAAGAATTGACAGCTTTGCTGGATCGGTAACCCTGGCGGCAAGAAGCAAGGCTCGGGAGGAGTTGGCATGGCACGGCGTTCACGGCTGGGCATCGCCCTGGCCGGGCTGCTCTCGGCCTGCGCGCTCTGGACCGCGCCGGCCGCCGCGCAGATCCCCAACCGCCCCGTGCGGATCGTCGTGCCCTTCGTGCCCGGCGGCACCAGCGACATCGTGGCGCGCATCCTCGCCGCGGGCGCGGCACCCCACCTGCCGGCGGGCGCGGTGGTGGACAACAGAGCCGGGGCAGCCGGGAATATCGGCACGGCCGAGGTGGCGCGCGCGCAGCCGGACGGGACGGTGCTGATCCAGTGCACCATCGGCACCTGCGCGGCCAACCCCTTCCTCTACGCCAACCCCGGCTACGACCTGCAGCGCAGCTTCGCGCCGGTGATCCTCACCGGGGCGGTGCGGAACGTGATGTCCGTCAGCAACGCGCTGCCGGCGAAGAGCCTGGCGGAGGTGATCGCCCTCGTCCGCGCCAGGCCCGGCACGATCACCTTCGGCTCCTCCGGCGTCGGCGCCTCGAACCAGCTGGCGCCGGAGCTGCTGCGCGGCATGCTCGGCATCAACTGGATCCATGTCCCCTATCGCGGCAGCGGCCCGGCGATCACCGACCTCATCGGCGGGCGGATCGACGTGTTCTTCGACAACCTTCCCTCCATCCTGCCGCAGATCCGCGCCGGCACGGTGCGGCCGATCGCCGCCGTGTCCAACGAGCGCATCCCCGAGCTGCCGGACGTGCCGACCTTCCGCGAGTCCGGCCTGCCGGAGCTGGCCCAGGGGCTGGAGATCGACAGCTGGTTCGGCTTCCTCGCCCCCGCCGGCACGCCGGACGCGACGGTGGAGGCCCTCAACGCCGCCTTCAACAGGGCCCTGCAGGACCCGGCCGTGCGCCAGCGCCTGAGAGAGGCCGCGGTGGTGCCCCTGGGCGGCCCGCCCGCCCGCATGGCCGGGCAGCTGCGGAGCGAGGCGGCCCGCTGGGGCGAGGTGATCCGCGCCAACAACATCAGTGCCGAGTAGGAGACCGCTTCCTTGTCCAAGGTCACGCGCCTTCGCACCATCCGCATCGCCGAGCGACCCAACCTGATCTGGGTGGAGATCGAGACGGAGGAGGGGCTGACCGGCCTCGGCGAG
This genomic window from Pararoseomonas sp. SCSIO 73927 contains:
- a CDS encoding tripartite tricarboxylate transporter substrate binding protein — protein: MARRSRLGIALAGLLSACALWTAPAAAQIPNRPVRIVVPFVPGGTSDIVARILAAGAAPHLPAGAVVDNRAGAAGNIGTAEVARAQPDGTVLIQCTIGTCAANPFLYANPGYDLQRSFAPVILTGAVRNVMSVSNALPAKSLAEVIALVRARPGTITFGSSGVGASNQLAPELLRGMLGINWIHVPYRGSGPAITDLIGGRIDVFFDNLPSILPQIRAGTVRPIAAVSNERIPELPDVPTFRESGLPELAQGLEIDSWFGFLAPAGTPDATVEALNAAFNRALQDPAVRQRLREAAVVPLGGPPARMAGQLRSEAARWGEVIRANNISAE